The following proteins are co-located in the Sphingorhabdus lutea genome:
- a CDS encoding tetratricopeptide repeat protein has protein sequence MLLLTPQLAVAKNEEINSALLFFEAKKWEILGEDRRALNAYLAMPKTAENIGAISENINKLALRSNDWDALINSYNQMEIIGKSPAEAPILYYADAMQRRDWKGARGAIDQIDMAGIYKFSVPILTAWLDNAQNKPINWQDISAKDNDISDYLFPDQAVFLALSRGEVDKIAKLISGANFSEVRRQNMVMAIIHHAQISGDVNMANSLLPYIAIAGEYKIEKAFQIKTHEKKSKSKAAQKFPDYRTGLAVYFANIAKIFADEEIEIPALIFARVAQNLAPGLGYSEHIAMNILVQNEMEPQARAMLSILDKQNPFYSVSKVELVHNIVEKGNSLDALPLAEQVVEEYPKIDAAKILLAQIYTDLGKWKQAQSLLKPSYEQLMGQDGKAATSNDTNSKDESIYLRYAGTLDMGGDWPAAQAILENAVERFPNNAYLLNYLGFGLLENGGDRARAVSLLKKANNLEPDNGAIMDSLGWAYYLNKQYDMAEHFIEKASRLDPNNGEIFDHLGDVYWSNGRYVDARYAWRSAANMLPKEKTDNIIKKLDFGLMTVAN, from the coding sequence ATGCTCTTGTTGACCCCTCAATTAGCAGTTGCGAAGAATGAAGAAATAAATAGCGCATTATTATTCTTTGAGGCAAAAAAATGGGAGATTTTAGGCGAAGATAGACGCGCGCTGAACGCTTATTTGGCTATGCCAAAAACAGCTGAAAATATTGGGGCAATATCGGAAAATATCAATAAATTGGCCCTTCGGTCAAATGATTGGGATGCCTTAATAAATTCATATAATCAAATGGAGATTATTGGCAAATCACCTGCGGAAGCGCCCATTTTATATTATGCTGACGCGATGCAGCGGCGCGATTGGAAGGGAGCAAGGGGTGCAATTGATCAAATTGACATGGCCGGAATTTATAAATTTTCCGTGCCCATCTTAACCGCTTGGTTGGACAATGCGCAAAATAAACCAATAAATTGGCAAGATATATCGGCAAAAGATAATGATATATCGGATTATCTTTTTCCTGATCAGGCCGTTTTTTTGGCTCTTTCGCGCGGTGAAGTTGATAAAATCGCAAAATTAATTTCTGGCGCAAATTTCAGCGAGGTGCGCCGCCAAAATATGGTCATGGCAATTATCCACCATGCGCAAATTTCCGGTGATGTGAATATGGCAAATAGCCTGCTGCCCTATATTGCCATTGCCGGAGAGTATAAAATTGAAAAAGCATTTCAGATAAAAACACATGAAAAAAAGTCAAAGTCAAAGGCAGCACAAAAATTTCCAGACTATCGCACAGGATTGGCGGTTTACTTCGCCAATATTGCAAAAATATTTGCCGATGAAGAAATTGAAATACCGGCGTTAATATTTGCACGGGTGGCGCAAAACCTTGCGCCTGGCCTTGGTTATTCGGAGCATATTGCAATGAATATATTGGTGCAAAATGAAATGGAGCCGCAGGCAAGGGCGATGCTATCTATATTGGACAAGCAAAATCCATTTTATTCGGTTAGCAAGGTAGAATTGGTTCATAATATTGTCGAAAAAGGTAATTCATTGGATGCCTTGCCATTGGCAGAACAAGTGGTTGAGGAATATCCAAAAATAGATGCGGCAAAAATTTTATTGGCCCAAATTTATACTGATTTAGGAAAGTGGAAGCAGGCGCAATCATTGTTAAAGCCAAGTTATGAACAGCTGATGGGCCAAGATGGCAAAGCTGCCACTAGTAACGATACCAATAGCAAGGATGAAAGCATTTATTTAAGATATGCCGGCACTTTGGACATGGGCGGTGATTGGCCCGCCGCGCAGGCCATTTTGGAAAATGCGGTGGAGCGATTTCCTAATAATGCTTATTTATTAAATTATCTGGGCTTTGGCTTATTGGAAAATGGCGGGGATCGGGCGCGCGCGGTTAGTTTGTTGAAAAAGGCTAATAATTTGGAGCCAGATAATGGCGCGATTATGGATTCTCTTGGTTGGGCATATTATTTAAATAAACAATATGACATGGCTGAGCATTTTATTGAAAAAGCATCAAGATTAGACCCCAATAATGGTGAAATATTTGATCATTTGGGCGATGTTTATTGGTCCAATGGGCGTTATGTTGATGCACGATATGCCTGGCGATCTGCGGCAAATATGCTGCCAAAGGAAAAGACAGATAATATCATAAAAAAATTGGATTTTGGTTTAATGACGGTGGCAAATTGA
- a CDS encoding 4-(cytidine 5'-diphospho)-2-C-methyl-D-erythritol kinase, with the protein MIEIFAPAKINLALHVRAKRDDGYHELDTIFAFANIGDKISGQLSSKLSMEVHGPFGPELMQITSTEDNLIMRAARKLREKYNISLGADIILEKALPIGAGIGGGSADAAAAIKLLVKIWNIDAKDTDLLDVGASLGADIPICLKGQACRATGIGDIFHDVDISGLHEIHILLVNPLIHLATQHVFANWDGKDAGALIYGSAYENAQRGCNNLTPAAIKLCPIINDILNSLNNRDNILTRMSGSGATCFGLYHDFESCDAARIMMEQKFPNMWIRAGKII; encoded by the coding sequence ATGATTGAGATTTTTGCCCCTGCAAAGATAAACCTTGCCCTGCATGTTCGCGCAAAACGGGATGATGGTTATCATGAATTGGACACAATATTCGCCTTTGCCAATATTGGTGACAAGATCAGCGGGCAATTGTCATCAAAATTGAGCATGGAGGTGCACGGGCCATTTGGACCTGAATTGATGCAGATTACGTCTACTGAAGATAATTTAATCATGCGTGCAGCGCGTAAATTACGAGAAAAATATAATATATCTCTTGGGGCAGATATTATTTTGGAAAAAGCATTGCCCATTGGTGCGGGCATAGGCGGCGGGTCGGCTGATGCGGCGGCGGCAATAAAATTACTGGTAAAGATTTGGAATATTGACGCCAAAGATACAGATTTATTAGATGTTGGAGCATCATTGGGTGCGGACATACCCATTTGTTTAAAGGGGCAAGCATGCCGGGCAACGGGCATTGGCGATATTTTTCATGATGTTGACATAAGCGGGCTTCATGAAATTCACATTTTGCTTGTAAACCCGCTTATCCATTTGGCCACACAACATGTTTTTGCCAATTGGGATGGCAAGGATGCAGGGGCGCTAATCTATGGCTCGGCATATGAAAATGCGCAAAGGGGATGTAATAATTTAACCCCCGCCGCCATCAAATTATGTCCCATCATAAATGATATTCTTAATAGCTTAAACAACAGGGATAATATTTTAACGCGAATGTCGGGATCGGGCGCAACATGCTTTGGATTATATCATGATTTTGAAAGCTGTGATGCGGCGCGAATAATGATGGAACAGAAATTCCCCAATATGTGGATTAGGGCTGGTAAAATAATATGA
- a CDS encoding N-formylglutamate amidohydrolase, giving the protein MTSPYIYKQGAKYANILVVADHAGFALPVGAQIGVSAGDMARHIAGDIGTSEIATLLNESHQFSIFMSYYSRLWVDLNRHYEDADVIPTYSDDVEIGANHISVDERAQRLDAYHHAYHDALTQIIEGNRPDLIISLHSFTPKLASKPEINRPWDMGILYNQQEFSSKKALAHLKSINLIIGDQLPYSGKLLNASMDRHAEARNIPYFGVEIRQDHINDGKGQARFAQILAETATNIIE; this is encoded by the coding sequence ATGACATCGCCATATATTTATAAACAAGGCGCAAAATATGCCAATATATTGGTGGTCGCCGACCATGCTGGTTTTGCCTTGCCAGTGGGCGCGCAAATTGGGGTGTCAGCAGGTGACATGGCGCGCCATATTGCGGGTGATATTGGGACAAGCGAAATTGCAACATTGTTAAATGAATCGCATCAATTTTCAATTTTTATGTCTTATTATAGCCGTTTATGGGTTGATCTTAACCGTCATTATGAAGATGCAGATGTTATCCCCACATATAGCGATGATGTGGAGATTGGGGCCAATCATATTTCGGTGGATGAACGCGCGCAAAGATTGGATGCATATCATCATGCCTATCATGATGCATTAACCCAAATAATTGAAGGCAATAGGCCAGATCTTATTATATCCTTGCATAGTTTTACCCCAAAATTGGCATCAAAACCCGAAATAAATCGCCCATGGGATATGGGAATTTTATATAATCAACAGGAGTTTAGTTCGAAAAAGGCGTTGGCACATTTGAAAAGCATAAATTTGATTATTGGTGATCAATTGCCCTATTCAGGTAAATTGTTAAATGCATCGATGGACAGACATGCCGAGGCGCGTAATATTCCATATTTTGGGGTGGAGATACGGCAAGATCATATCAATGATGGCAAGGGGCAAGCAAGATTTGCACAAATTTTGGCTGAAACTGCTACAAATATTATCGAATGA
- the ilvD gene encoding dihydroxy-acid dehydratase — MNLGSDMEKSKLPSRHSSFGPERAPHRSYYYALGWSEEDIAKPFVGIASAGNDSAPCNSTLNAQADVAREGVIAAGGTPFRFNTITVTDGIAMGHQGMKSSLISREVIADSVELSVRGHCYDALVTYAGCDKSLPGMMMAMLRLNVPSIFVYGGSILPGQYKGQDVTVVDVFEAVGQHAADNCPLKELIELEKVACPGHGACGGQFTANTMACVAEAIGLSLPNSNMAPAPYGSRAEIATKAGEQVMYLLENNIRPRDICTRKAFENAARVVAATGGSTNAALHLPAMANECGIDFNLFDVAEIFKSTPYIADLKPGGKYVARDLYDAGGVYMVMKTLMDGGYLHGDCMTVTGKTLAENIAEIQWNNDQKVVYDVKTPITKTGGVVGLKGSLAPEGAIVKVAGMARLQFTGPAMVFDCEEDAFKAVEDREIKEGSVIVIRYEGPKGGPGMREMLSTTAALYGQGMGEKVALITDGRFSGATRGFCIGHVGPEASAGGPIALVEDGDIIAIDAEAGTIDLQVDAEILAQRKAKWQPRENDYQSGALWRFAQNVGPAVDGAVTHPGAKKETHIYADI; from the coding sequence ATGAATTTGGGGTCAGATATGGAAAAATCTAAATTACCTAGCCGTCATAGCTCTTTTGGACCTGAAAGAGCGCCGCATCGCAGCTATTATTATGCACTGGGATGGAGCGAGGAGGATATTGCAAAACCCTTTGTTGGCATTGCATCGGCAGGTAATGATAGCGCCCCCTGTAACAGCACATTAAACGCGCAGGCTGATGTCGCGCGTGAAGGCGTAATTGCGGCTGGTGGTACGCCATTTCGGTTTAACACCATTACGGTTACTGATGGTATTGCCATGGGGCATCAGGGGATGAAATCATCCTTGATTAGCCGTGAAGTAATCGCAGATTCCGTTGAATTAAGCGTTAGAGGCCATTGTTATGACGCGCTTGTCACCTATGCGGGATGTGATAAATCCTTGCCGGGCATGATGATGGCGATGTTGCGGTTAAATGTGCCGTCAATATTTGTATATGGTGGTTCAATTTTACCTGGTCAATATAAAGGGCAGGATGTCACTGTTGTTGATGTGTTCGAGGCGGTTGGCCAACATGCGGCGGATAATTGCCCATTAAAAGAATTGATTGAGCTTGAAAAAGTAGCATGTCCAGGACATGGCGCATGTGGCGGTCAATTTACTGCAAATACAATGGCATGTGTGGCAGAGGCAATCGGCTTGTCTCTCCCCAATAGCAATATGGCGCCTGCGCCCTATGGCAGCAGGGCAGAAATAGCCACAAAAGCAGGCGAGCAGGTTATGTATTTGCTTGAAAATAATATTCGTCCGCGTGATATTTGCACGCGAAAGGCATTTGAAAATGCGGCGCGTGTGGTTGCGGCAACCGGCGGCTCAACAAATGCGGCGCTTCATTTACCCGCAATGGCCAATGAATGTGGTATAGATTTTAATTTATTTGATGTCGCAGAAATTTTCAAATCCACACCCTATATTGCCGATTTGAAGCCCGGCGGAAAATATGTTGCCCGTGATTTATATGATGCGGGCGGGGTATATATGGTGATGAAAACATTGATGGATGGCGGATATCTGCATGGCGATTGCATGACCGTAACGGGTAAAACATTGGCCGAAAATATTGCTGAAATTCAATGGAATAATGACCAAAAAGTTGTTTATGACGTCAAGACGCCTATCACCAAAACTGGCGGTGTTGTGGGGTTAAAGGGGAGCCTTGCCCCCGAAGGTGCGATTGTAAAGGTTGCCGGCATGGCCCGTTTGCAATTTACCGGTCCTGCCATGGTGTTTGATTGTGAAGAAGATGCGTTTAAGGCCGTTGAGGATCGCGAAATTAAAGAAGGCAGTGTGATTGTTATTCGTTATGAAGGGCCAAAGGGCGGTCCTGGCATGCGCGAAATGTTGTCCACCACGGCGGCACTATATGGTCAGGGCATGGGCGAGAAAGTTGCCTTAATCACGGATGGTCGTTTTTCCGGCGCGACAAGAGGATTTTGTATTGGCCATGTCGGGCCAGAGGCGTCGGCTGGCGGACCAATAGCTTTGGTTGAGGATGGCGATATTATTGCCATTGATGCAGAGGCAGGGACAATTGATTTACAAGTTGATGCGGAAATTTTGGCGCAGCGTAAGGCCAAATGGCAGCCGCGTGAAAATGATTATCAATCCGGTGCATTATGGCGCTTTGCCCAAAATGTCGGGCCTGCGGTTGATGGGGCGGTGACGCATCCGGGCGCCAAAAAAGAAACACATATTTATGCGGATATTTAA
- a CDS encoding class I SAM-dependent RNA methyltransferase — MSQNNEIIRFGSRGDGVTADGRYVAGAVPGDMLIEQGGIKFGPGHQEPPCKHADICGGCQMQHVTDGAYLGYLKDNIRGALLSQGIDNIDIKEPFLCNKHSRRRASFRAHWAGKKLLFGFNTQQSHRIINLEQCLTITPALWHVYLALKPFLNKYLPHKSAVIIKLTEVDQGVDLLIEGWLAEGLEQIEAITDFAKNNKLARISMDDGLGPVAMWEPEPVTINLDDIHTPFPPFSFLQATRDGESALKAAVGLALQNIPVNVPVADLFAGLGTFSFYLAQKHKVYAADATLSAITNLKNTANRAQLPIFTEHRDLYRRPLSSQELNRFKAVVIDPPRAGARDQIEQICASQLSDLAYVSCNPATFSRDAKLLIESGMELLWIQAVGQFRWSTHVELVAHFKRKEVI, encoded by the coding sequence ATGTCACAAAATAATGAAATAATAAGATTTGGATCGCGCGGCGACGGCGTAACTGCGGATGGCAGATATGTTGCTGGCGCTGTTCCAGGCGATATGCTGATTGAACAAGGGGGGATTAAATTTGGCCCTGGACATCAAGAGCCGCCATGCAAACATGCCGATATTTGCGGTGGTTGTCAGATGCAGCATGTCACTGACGGGGCATATTTGGGATATTTAAAGGATAATATTCGCGGTGCTTTATTGTCGCAGGGCATTGATAATATTGATATAAAAGAACCTTTTTTATGCAATAAACATTCAAGGCGTAGGGCGTCTTTTCGTGCGCATTGGGCTGGAAAAAAGCTATTATTTGGATTTAATACGCAGCAAAGCCACAGAATTATCAATCTTGAGCAATGTTTAACCATAACGCCGGCCTTATGGCATGTCTATTTGGCACTAAAACCATTTTTAAACAAATATTTGCCGCACAAATCGGCAGTTATTATTAAGTTAACCGAGGTTGATCAGGGCGTTGATTTATTGATTGAGGGATGGCTGGCTGAGGGGTTGGAGCAAATTGAGGCCATAACGGATTTTGCAAAAAATAATAAATTGGCGCGAATTTCAATGGATGATGGCCTTGGCCCTGTTGCGATGTGGGAACCTGAACCGGTAACCATAAATTTAGATGATATTCATACGCCCTTTCCGCCATTTTCATTTTTACAGGCAACCAGAGACGGGGAGTCGGCATTAAAAGCGGCTGTTGGCCTTGCACTACAAAATATACCCGTAAATGTGCCTGTGGCTGATTTATTTGCAGGATTGGGCACTTTTTCTTTCTATCTTGCCCAAAAGCATAAGGTTTACGCCGCAGACGCGACTTTATCAGCGATTACCAATTTGAAAAATACCGCAAACCGTGCGCAATTGCCCATTTTTACCGAACATCGAGATTTATACCGCCGCCCCTTAAGCAGCCAAGAATTAAATAGGTTTAAGGCAGTGGTCATCGATCCGCCAAGGGCAGGGGCACGTGATCAGATTGAACAAATTTGCGCATCACAATTAAGCGATTTGGCCTATGTTAGCTGTAATCCAGCGACATTTTCGCGTGATGCAAAATTGTTAATCGAAAGCGGTATGGAATTGCTTTGGATTCAGGCTGTTGGTCAATTTAGATGGTCAACACATGTAGAATTGGTGGCACATTTTAAACGCAAAGAAGTAATTTAG
- a CDS encoding carbon-nitrogen hydrolase family protein has protein sequence MKVAVCQAAPIPFNVDAGIEKLLNLATNAIENGAKLIAFGETFLGGYPIWLDEAAGAALWDHLGTKSLHNIILKQAIKQDDPRLLPLQQLCDENDVMLSIGAHERLRNSIYNNQFLMRPKKSMLNHRKLVPTHGERLIWNRGDGSTLNVHQHDRHVVGNLICWEHWMPMARAVMHNMGETIHIAAWPTVRDTYEIASRHYAFEGRCFVLAAGTVQHRQDLLDGLHSVGGDSAAKELIEQMADKQLQFGGSMIIAPDASILAKAGDKAETIYADLDIDLIGQGLTSLDTDGHYSRADIFDLRVNISEHNGVTYEK, from the coding sequence ATGAAAGTTGCAGTTTGTCAGGCGGCACCAATCCCCTTCAATGTCGATGCAGGGATTGAAAAATTATTAAATCTGGCCACAAATGCAATTGAAAATGGCGCAAAACTCATCGCCTTTGGTGAGACTTTTTTAGGGGGCTATCCAATATGGCTTGATGAGGCAGCGGGCGCAGCATTATGGGATCACCTTGGCACAAAATCGCTGCATAATATCATTTTAAAACAGGCGATTAAGCAAGACGACCCCAGATTATTACCTTTACAGCAATTATGCGATGAAAATGACGTCATGCTGTCAATTGGCGCTCATGAAAGACTGCGCAACAGCATATATAATAATCAATTTTTAATGCGACCAAAAAAATCAATGCTGAACCACCGTAAACTGGTTCCCACGCATGGCGAACGGCTCATATGGAATAGGGGCGATGGATCAACATTAAATGTCCATCAACATGACCGGCATGTTGTCGGTAATTTAATATGTTGGGAACATTGGATGCCAATGGCACGCGCCGTCATGCATAATATGGGCGAAACAATCCATATTGCTGCATGGCCCACGGTTCGCGACACATATGAAATTGCCTCCAGACATTATGCTTTTGAGGGACGCTGTTTTGTTTTGGCGGCAGGAACTGTTCAGCATAGGCAGGATTTATTGGATGGCCTGCATTCAGTGGGCGGGGATAGCGCAGCTAAAGAGTTAATTGAGCAAATGGCAGATAAGCAGCTGCAATTTGGTGGCAGCATGATTATTGCCCCCGATGCATCAATTTTGGCAAAGGCCGGTGATAAAGCTGAAACTATTTATGCAGATTTAGACATTGACTTAATTGGTCAGGGATTAACATCTTTGGACACGGATGGCCATTATAGTCGCGCAGATATTTTTGATCTACGCGTGAATATTTCTGAACATAATGGCGTAACTTACGAAAAATAA
- a CDS encoding MAPEG family protein — protein MTNSPILTPVIILILWTFVMWIWMYITRIPAMQAAKIDLNPATYTKDELKKLPFSAQWKADNYNHLLELPPIFYAVAIILAIVGEGDGINLWLAWAFVSLRILHSLWQAILNIVMVRFALFAISTIILMWLTINAAMIIT, from the coding sequence ATGACAAACAGCCCAATTTTAACGCCCGTCATCATCCTTATCCTTTGGACATTTGTCATGTGGATTTGGATGTATATTACGCGTATTCCCGCCATGCAGGCGGCGAAAATCGATCTCAATCCGGCCACCTATACTAAGGATGAATTAAAAAAATTGCCTTTTTCTGCGCAGTGGAAGGCAGATAATTATAATCATTTATTGGAATTACCCCCTATATTCTATGCTGTTGCCATTATTTTGGCGATAGTTGGCGAGGGTGACGGTATAAATTTATGGCTGGCATGGGCTTTTGTGTCGCTGCGCATATTACATAGTCTGTGGCAGGCCATTTTAAATATTGTGATGGTGCGTTTTGCTTTATTTGCTATTTCAACAATTATTTTAATGTGGTTGACTATAAATGCGGCAATGATAATTACATAA
- a CDS encoding MAPEG family protein: MDKDILLPAAILVCWSLIMLLWLAASRFPAMAKIKKQLNVAKPGGRGQDLEGLIPDQVNWKSHNYSHLMEQPTIFYAIILIAAVAGGVTPIMVNLAWGYVIFRIIHSLYQSLINNVMVRFAIFMMATICLFILSIMTVNILI; the protein is encoded by the coding sequence ATGGATAAGGATATTTTGTTACCAGCGGCTATTTTGGTCTGCTGGTCACTCATCATGCTATTATGGTTGGCCGCCTCTCGCTTTCCAGCGATGGCAAAAATTAAAAAACAACTGAATGTAGCAAAGCCAGGTGGCAGAGGACAGGATTTAGAAGGCTTAATCCCCGATCAGGTCAATTGGAAATCGCATAATTACTCCCATTTGATGGAACAGCCGACAATTTTTTATGCCATTATTTTAATTGCGGCTGTCGCAGGCGGGGTCACCCCCATAATGGTTAATTTGGCATGGGGTTATGTGATTTTCAGGATAATTCACAGCCTCTACCAATCATTAATCAATAATGTGATGGTCCGTTTTGCCATTTTCATGATGGCGACAATTTGTTTATTCATCTTGTCAATAATGACAGTTAATATATTGATATAA
- a CDS encoding type III PLP-dependent enzyme, protein MYDYPNALAVIRATQPDESITLLRPDAAKRAARFFIENFSGKSIYAVKANPSPDLIQILWESGITHYDVASIGEVRLIRNLLPDAVLCFMHPVKSESAIAEAYHQHGVRTFSLDTHDELAKIARATHNAADLDLCVRIQVSSEHAELSLAAKFGADADEVADLLVATRQLADGLGICFHVGSQAMSPNAYSDAMERVREAIIASSVTVDIVDVGGGFPSVYPGMSPPDLRQYFNVIHDAFEDLPISYSAELWCEPGRALCAEYASLIVKVEKRRGHELFINDGAYGSLFDAAHIGWRFPVAYLGDDNTIESHDGFSFYGPTCDDMDHMAGPFMLPADIGSGDYIEIGMLGAYGCAMRTGFNGFGETLRYTVSDAPMASVYSRQENDNVISFEAFSKS, encoded by the coding sequence TTGTACGATTATCCAAACGCCTTAGCTGTCATTCGTGCTACTCAGCCTGACGAATCTATTACATTGCTTCGTCCTGATGCAGCCAAGCGTGCTGCCCGCTTCTTTATAGAAAATTTTAGCGGCAAATCAATATATGCGGTAAAGGCGAATCCTTCGCCCGACCTTATCCAAATTTTGTGGGAAAGCGGCATTACCCATTATGACGTTGCGTCAATTGGCGAAGTGCGCTTAATCCGTAATTTATTGCCCGATGCGGTGTTGTGCTTCATGCACCCTGTTAAATCAGAATCCGCAATCGCAGAGGCATATCACCAACATGGCGTGCGCACATTTTCGCTTGATACGCATGACGAGCTGGCCAAAATTGCACGGGCAACACATAATGCAGCCGATCTTGATCTTTGTGTCCGGATTCAGGTTTCCTCCGAACATGCTGAATTAAGCCTTGCCGCAAAATTTGGTGCAGATGCAGATGAAGTCGCCGATTTACTTGTCGCAACGCGCCAATTGGCCGACGGGCTTGGCATTTGTTTCCATGTTGGCAGCCAAGCCATGTCACCCAATGCATATTCCGATGCGATGGAGCGCGTGCGCGAGGCAATTATCGCATCTTCAGTCACTGTTGACATTGTTGATGTTGGCGGCGGCTTTCCATCGGTTTATCCTGGCATGTCACCGCCTGATTTACGCCAATATTTTAATGTGATTCACGACGCGTTTGAAGACCTGCCCATCAGCTATTCTGCGGAGCTTTGGTGCGAGCCGGGCCGTGCATTATGCGCTGAATATGCCTCCTTAATTGTCAAAGTGGAAAAACGCCGTGGGCATGAGCTTTTCATAAATGATGGCGCCTATGGATCTTTATTTGATGCGGCGCATATTGGCTGGCGCTTTCCCGTTGCCTATTTGGGCGATGATAATACCATAGAATCACATGATGGGTTTAGCTTTTATGGCCCAACATGCGACGATATGGACCATATGGCCGGCCCTTTCATGCTACCTGCTGATATAGGGTCGGGGGACTATATTGAAATTGGTATGTTGGGTGCTTATGGCTGCGCTATGCGCACCGGCTTTAACGGCTTTGGCGAAACATTGCGCTATACGGTCAGCGATGCCCCCATGGCCAGCGTATATTCGCGTCAAGAAAATGACAATGTCATTTCTTTTGAGGCATTTAGCAAAAGCTAA
- a CDS encoding carboxynorspermidine decarboxylase yields METKAGDPGAFAHFDLGRVDSPSFIVDAAAIRRNLSILADVKNHSGAKILCAMKAFSMWQLAPLIGEYLDGVCTSGLWEARLAREHYKGEIATYCAGYKQSDMAEIVEISDHIIFNSPAQHRRFVHFLTDKVDAGLRINPQHSEGEVEKYDPCQPHSRLGFPIGQLKTEHLSGISGIHFHTLCEQEFAPLERTWEAIKPILAPYFNQLKWINFGGGHHITRDDYDREALIHFIRKVSEETGCVIYLEPGEAIALDAGILVGEILDIFDNGMPVGICDISATCHMPDVIEAPYRPAMLGEKMDGPVMRLGGPSCLAGDIIGDYRFAETPQIGQRFAFLDQAHYSMVKTTTFNGVPLPSIWLWDSESDDLKLVKRFEWTDFKNRLS; encoded by the coding sequence ATGGAAACCAAAGCAGGCGATCCCGGCGCATTTGCGCATTTTGACCTTGGCCGCGTTGACAGCCCTTCATTCATTGTCGACGCAGCTGCGATAAGGCGCAATTTGTCCATCTTGGCGGATGTAAAAAACCATTCTGGTGCAAAAATCCTTTGCGCAATGAAGGCTTTTTCCATGTGGCAGTTGGCCCCCTTAATCGGAGAATATCTTGATGGTGTTTGCACAAGCGGCCTTTGGGAAGCACGTTTAGCACGTGAACATTATAAGGGCGAAATTGCGACATATTGCGCGGGATATAAACAAAGCGATATGGCCGAAATTGTCGAAATTTCCGATCATATTATTTTTAACAGCCCCGCCCAGCATCGCCGCTTTGTTCATTTTTTGACCGATAAGGTTGATGCTGGCCTGCGCATCAATCCACAGCATAGCGAAGGTGAAGTTGAAAAATATGACCCTTGCCAGCCCCATTCACGTCTTGGTTTTCCAATTGGCCAATTAAAAACCGAGCATTTATCTGGCATATCGGGCATTCATTTTCACACCTTATGCGAACAGGAATTCGCCCCGTTGGAGCGCACATGGGAAGCGATTAAGCCTATATTAGCCCCCTATTTTAATCAGTTAAAATGGATAAATTTTGGCGGTGGCCACCATATTACTCGCGATGATTATGATAGGGAGGCGCTGATTCATTTTATTCGCAAAGTTAGCGAAGAAACCGGATGCGTGATATATTTAGAGCCGGGCGAAGCCATTGCATTGGACGCGGGTATTTTAGTCGGCGAAATTTTGGATATATTCGATAATGGCATGCCAGTTGGCATATGCGATATCAGCGCCACATGCCATATGCCCGATGTTATCGAAGCACCATATCGCCCTGCAATGCTTGGTGAGAAAATGGACGGGCCAGTCATGCGTCTTGGCGGGCCAAGCTGCCTCGCTGGGGATATAATCGGCGATTATCGATTTGCTGAAACCCCGCAAATTGGGCAAAGATTTGCCTTTTTGGATCAGGCGCATTATTCTATGGTCAAAACCACAACATTTAATGGTGTCCCCTTGCCCTCTATCTGGCTATGGGACAGTGAAAGCGACGATTTAAAGTTGGTAAAACGTTTTGAATGGACCGACTTTAAAAACCGATTAAGCTAA